The genomic stretch TCGCCGGTGAAGCCATCAATCACCGGAGCGGGCTTGCCCTTGAGCGAGCGCTGCCAGGCGTGAAACGCGATCGTCAGGCCACCGATGTCGGCAATGTTCTCGCCGAGCGTGAGCCGCCCGTTCACGTGCAGCGTGTCGACCGCGACATACGAGTTGTACTGATCCACCACCTTCTGCGCCTTGTCCTTGAACTTCGCGGCATCGTCGGCGGTCCACCAGTCCTTGAGATTGCCCTGGGCGTCGAACTGCCTGCCCTCGTCGTCGAAGCCGTGCGTGGTCTCGTGGCCGATCACCGAGCCAATCGCGCCGTAGTTGAACGCCTCGTCGGCCTTGGGATCGAAGTACGGCGGCTGGAGGATGCCGGCCGGGAACACGATCTCGTTGACGGTCGGGTTGTAGTAGGCGTTGACGGTCGGCGGCGTCATACCCCACT from Candidatus Sulfotelmatobacter sp. encodes the following:
- a CDS encoding M13 family metallopeptidase — encoded protein: WGMTPPTVNAYYNPTVNEIVFPAGILQPPYFDPKADEAFNYGAIGSVIGHETTHGFDDEGRQFDAQGNLKDWWTADDAAKFKDKAQKVVDQYNSYVAVDTLHVNGRLTLGENIADIGGLTIAFHAWQRSLKGKPAPVIDGFTGEQRFFLGYASEWRRKLRPESMRTAALTDPHSPAEWRVNGVVSDIPEFYKAFGCKEGDALVKNDAQRPDIW